From the Megalopta genalis isolate 19385.01 chromosome 13, iyMegGena1_principal, whole genome shotgun sequence genome, one window contains:
- the cag gene encoding cag — protein MSGKRKKVTLTMKKKLEALFRIDNGEPLKRVAIDLGVGTSTVSDWKKNRKDIEDFCAKMVSRDSLSNRGTIKKAKNVTLDNALYIWYVRERKNGVIISGPMLRKKALSLNKKLGGDPTFTASMGWLGRWKGRHGIKLNLANDCLSNNSAPDKQKNYHLLLGTDYESEAEEDTRSSVQSKLQDSRNLGHAQAVVMLEKLIAYFGQQGDTLDDELSTLRRLFDRASKKCRSAIKQEKTKHFVQ, from the coding sequence ATGTCAGGGAAAAGGAAAAAGGTAACCTTAACGATGAAAAAGAAGCTAGAAGCCTTATTTAGAATCGACAACGGCGAGCCACTGAAGAGAGTAGCTATTGACTTGGGGGTGGGGACTTCCACTGTATCAGACTGGAAAAAAAATAGGAAGGACATCGAGGATTTCTGTGCCAAGATGGTGTCCAGGGACAGCTTAAGCAACAGGGGAACGATAAAAAAGGCAAAGAACGTGACACTGGACAATGCTCTGTACATCTGGTACGTTAGGGAACGCAAGAACGGCGTTATCATATCGGGACCAATGCTGAGAAAGAAAGCTCTCAGCCTCAACAAAAAGTTAGGTGGAGATCCCACCTTCACGGCAAGCATGGGATGGCTGGGAAGATGGAAAGGCCGTCATGGAATCAAATTGAACCTCGCCAATGATTGTCTTTCCAACAACTCTGCTCCTGACAAGCAAAAGAACTACCATCTACTACTGGGCACCGACTATGAGTCGGAAGCTGAAGAGGACACTCGAAGTTCTGTACAAAGTAAACTCCAGGATTCGAGAAACTTGGGACACGCACAGGCAGTGGTAATGCTGGAGAAGTTAATTGCATACTTTGGTCAGCAAGGTGATACACTGGACGATGAATTAAGTACTCTTAGACGTTTGTTTGATCGTGCGTCGAAAAAGTGCCGATCGGCTATAAAGCAGGAAAAGACAAAACACTTTGTGCAATAA